A single Bacillus sp. HMF5848 DNA region contains:
- the cas6 gene encoding CRISPR system precrRNA processing endoribonuclease RAMP protein Cas6, whose product MIELQTLELVFQLEAQASGNMPYNSGSVFRGVIGNELHRKSCIFPNNSCENCQYIKECSYGSLFQPVSDVFAPKYMKTMKYLTPPFLIEPPLFLHGRWKKGEEKQITIKLFGQLTKKQIFDIIDSLFTMGKLGVGPDRITFNVVQAYKILSDSIHDSLLDQGQIIITKLIMENRSWATHEEVSEPLLITLDSPLRIQSKGKIQRTLNEPLFIQSVIRRVRFLIDLYSVNDNFNEDIISRDNLNELQFVKQDFKWENFRRYSSRQEEEVDLGGVVGMFQITGIPTSFIPWVCCGSYAHIGKQTVFGLGKYSVWSSLN is encoded by the coding sequence ATGATTGAACTACAGACACTCGAGTTAGTTTTTCAACTAGAAGCACAAGCATCAGGAAATATGCCTTATAATTCTGGTTCTGTTTTTAGAGGAGTTATTGGGAATGAGTTACACCGTAAATCATGCATCTTCCCAAATAATTCATGTGAGAACTGCCAGTATATTAAGGAATGTTCCTACGGGTCATTATTTCAACCAGTTAGTGATGTATTTGCGCCAAAGTACATGAAAACAATGAAATATTTAACACCCCCTTTTCTTATCGAACCTCCGTTATTTCTACATGGAAGGTGGAAGAAAGGGGAAGAAAAGCAGATTACTATAAAGCTCTTTGGACAATTAACTAAAAAACAAATATTTGACATTATAGACTCTCTTTTTACAATGGGCAAACTTGGTGTAGGACCAGATAGAATTACCTTTAATGTTGTTCAAGCTTATAAGATTTTATCTGATAGCATTCATGACTCTCTACTGGATCAAGGTCAAATAATTATAACCAAACTAATTATGGAAAACAGGTCTTGGGCAACTCATGAAGAAGTTTCTGAACCACTTCTTATTACACTTGACAGTCCGTTAAGAATTCAGAGTAAAGGAAAAATACAACGAACTTTAAACGAACCACTGTTTATTCAGAGTGTAATAAGGCGGGTTAGGTTTTTAATAGATTTATATAGTGTAAATGATAATTTTAATGAAGATATTATTTCACGTGATAATTTAAATGAATTACAATTTGTAAAACAGGATTTTAAATGGGAAAATTTTCGAAGATACTCTTCACGGCAAGAGGAAGAGGTTGATTTAGGAGGAGTTGTTGGAATGTTTCAAATAACGGGCATCCCAACTTCATTTATTCCATGGGTTTGCTGTGGTAGCTATGCACATATAGGTAAACAAACTGTTTTTGGGTTGGGCAAATATAGTGTCTGGAGTTCATTAAATTAA